The proteins below come from a single Nocardiopsis gilva YIM 90087 genomic window:
- a CDS encoding glycosyltransferase family 4 protein → MVYQQTPLFLDPIYGPPVTLDPEAPETSGTGRVRPAGVPFPSAATGGPETEPARTERPGEPDAPTEPRLDGVRIVMINWRDPWQSVAGGAEEYAWRMSRHLAGRGACVTFLTSREPGQARVETRQGIVIRRMGQKFSVYPLVMLWLLLWRREFHIALDCMNGIPFFSRLLLPRRTRVISVVHHVHDLQFNAYFNRPLAWFGRFIESTVASRVYRSCMTVTVSESSRRAMREKLRWRSPITVIHNGSPPVQPIALDHARAARRARSGEASPTGTANDDMGSPAIVSLGRLVVQKRVSRVVDIASRLRDSRPGLRVHIVGRGPETEPLAERIENEKLHDHVRLHGFLPEADKNAVLARSVLHVTASEFEGWGLTVIEAAGLGVPTVAYDVDGLRDSVRHGETGWLVREGEDLTEVVDKALAELSDPARAAEISAACRTWAARFTWEKSGANMTRLIASTLGRADADATTSAPTAAAGTTSLPAPASTATTTSPADEAAT, encoded by the coding sequence GTGGTTTACCAGCAGACCCCCCTCTTCCTCGACCCGATCTACGGGCCGCCGGTGACCCTCGACCCCGAGGCACCGGAGACCTCCGGCACGGGCCGAGTCCGACCGGCGGGCGTGCCCTTTCCCTCCGCGGCCACGGGTGGCCCCGAGACGGAACCGGCGCGCACGGAGAGACCCGGCGAGCCGGACGCACCCACCGAGCCCCGCCTCGACGGGGTCCGCATTGTCATGATCAACTGGCGCGACCCGTGGCAGTCGGTCGCCGGCGGCGCCGAGGAGTACGCCTGGCGGATGAGCCGCCACCTCGCCGGACGCGGCGCCTGCGTCACCTTCCTGACCAGCCGTGAGCCCGGCCAGGCCCGCGTGGAGACCCGCCAGGGCATCGTCATCCGCCGTATGGGCCAGAAGTTCAGCGTCTACCCTCTGGTCATGCTCTGGCTGCTGCTCTGGCGGCGCGAGTTCCACATCGCCCTGGACTGCATGAACGGCATCCCGTTCTTCTCCCGGCTGCTCCTGCCCCGCCGTACCCGCGTCATCAGCGTCGTCCACCACGTCCACGACCTGCAGTTCAACGCCTACTTCAACCGTCCTCTCGCCTGGTTCGGCAGGTTCATCGAGAGCACGGTGGCCAGCCGTGTGTACCGCTCGTGCATGACCGTCACGGTCTCGGAGTCCTCGCGCCGCGCGATGCGTGAAAAGCTCCGCTGGCGCTCCCCCATCACGGTCATCCACAACGGCAGCCCGCCCGTGCAGCCGATCGCGCTCGACCACGCGCGTGCCGCCCGGCGCGCGCGGTCCGGCGAGGCCAGCCCCACCGGCACCGCCAACGACGACATGGGCTCCCCGGCGATCGTCAGCCTCGGCCGCCTCGTCGTCCAGAAGCGCGTCTCCCGCGTCGTGGACATCGCCAGCCGGCTCCGCGACTCCCGGCCCGGCCTGCGCGTCCACATCGTCGGACGTGGCCCGGAGACCGAACCGCTGGCCGAGCGCATCGAGAACGAGAAGCTGCACGACCACGTCCGGCTGCACGGCTTCCTCCCCGAAGCGGACAAGAACGCGGTCCTGGCCCGTTCCGTCCTGCACGTCACCGCCTCGGAGTTCGAGGGGTGGGGACTCACCGTCATCGAGGCGGCCGGGCTCGGCGTGCCCACGGTCGCCTACGACGTCGACGGCCTCCGCGACTCCGTGCGGCACGGCGAGACCGGATGGCTGGTGCGCGAGGGCGAGGACCTGACCGAGGTCGTCGACAAGGCGCTGGCCGAACTCAGCGACCCCGCGCGCGCCGCTGAGATCAGCGCCGCCTGCCGCACCTGGGCGGCCCGCTTCACCTGGGAGAAGAGCGGCGCGAACATGACGCGCCTGATCGCCTCCACCCTGGGCCGCGCCGACGCCGACGCGACCACCAGCGCTCCGACCGCCGCGGCCGGCACCACGTCCCTGCCGGCTCCCGCTTCCACCGCCACGACGACATCCCCCGCCGACGAGGCCGCCACGTGA
- a CDS encoding SGNH/GDSL hydrolase family protein → MGGGNAPEALEEVRDLIRTARVVRGDLQIVLGELTPVRGTDDDKRLNRQIAEFNMALPSVAEDMTGQDSPVVVARTSAHYSAAEDNWDTTHPNARGELKIAAAFADALAGPLRLGAPYPRPLPEVPVGPQTRPKVSVAEQDADKLVLSWKRVLGATRYQVLQRRLRPDPDEQVPLLTEPTPAEDGRMSVEVDHLLSGATYEFVVRPFKGGDGGRRSRVVKVPFDADPPAAPKWVRVDDRREFLVWAAVTNATHFEVWRRPMKCAEPSDEEDPDDADGASSAAPACEPRDAKGPGKGKGWTSVAVVNGDRRWAIDTDGKPAAEFVVVSHRDYLAGGAADPVEFVVED, encoded by the coding sequence GTGGGCGGGGGGAACGCGCCGGAGGCGCTGGAGGAGGTCCGCGATCTGATCCGCACGGCGCGGGTGGTACGCGGCGACCTCCAGATCGTGCTCGGGGAGCTCACACCGGTGCGGGGGACCGACGATGACAAGCGGCTCAACCGGCAGATCGCCGAGTTCAACATGGCGCTGCCGAGTGTCGCCGAGGACATGACGGGTCAGGACTCGCCGGTCGTCGTGGCGCGTACGTCGGCGCACTACTCCGCGGCCGAGGACAACTGGGACACCACGCACCCCAACGCGCGCGGCGAGCTGAAGATCGCCGCGGCGTTCGCCGACGCCCTGGCCGGACCGCTCCGGCTGGGCGCTCCATACCCGCGGCCGCTGCCCGAAGTGCCGGTCGGCCCGCAGACGCGGCCGAAGGTGAGCGTGGCGGAGCAGGACGCCGACAAGCTCGTGCTGTCGTGGAAGCGGGTGCTGGGGGCGACCCGCTACCAGGTGCTGCAGCGGAGGCTGCGCCCCGACCCGGATGAGCAGGTGCCGCTGCTGACCGAGCCCACGCCGGCGGAGGACGGGCGGATGAGCGTCGAGGTCGATCACCTGCTCAGCGGGGCGACCTATGAGTTCGTGGTGCGGCCGTTCAAGGGCGGTGACGGAGGGCGGCGCTCGCGGGTGGTCAAGGTGCCCTTCGACGCCGACCCGCCAGCGGCCCCGAAGTGGGTTCGGGTCGATGACCGGCGCGAATTCCTGGTGTGGGCGGCCGTCACCAACGCCACCCACTTCGAGGTGTGGCGTCGCCCGATGAAGTGCGCGGAGCCCTCCGACGAAGAGGACCCGGACGACGCCGACGGCGCCTCCTCCGCCGCACCCGCATGCGAGCCACGGGACGCCAAGGGGCCGGGGAAGGGAAAGGGGTGGACCAGCGTCGCGGTCGTCAACGGGGACCGCCGCTGGGCCATCGACACCGACGGGAAGCCCGCCGCCGAGTTCGTCGTGGTGTCGCACCGCGACTACCTCGCGGGTGGCGCCGCGGATCCGGTCGAGTTCGTCGTGGAGGACTAG
- a CDS encoding acyl-CoA dehydrogenase gives MAIGLTAEHEELAAAVRGWSERVRGEAAAELVKPAESAEPADSAESTWTPFWEGLAAQGLLGLHIDEKYGGQGAGLLGLAVALEELGRALLPGPFLPTVLASAVIAHSGNDDTMRASLLPGLADGTRTAALALGPPLAARRGDDGARIVRGTLTPVLGGHLADVIVAPVEEVEAAEGTDAGTDEGTAWVVLDAAALQVTSLPSLDTDRAVVKVDVGEATVPAEAVLSGVRTDDVAGIAAVLLGAEATGIAAWALDTAVDYATTREQFGRPIGQFQGIKHKCARMAIAVEQARAVVWDAARALDAREREREVTAETEAGTAHFAAAVVGLIAPDNALACTRDCIQVHGGIGFTWEHDAHRYLRRAATLRALAGSASDWAATVAEAALAGLRRPVEIELDYAESREARERIRAEVARLAAITDQRERFVAMADGGWVAPHLPRPWGQDASPLEQLVIQQELRRAGVRGPTLAIGAWVLPSIAGYGTPEQQERFLRPTLRGEVMWCQLFSEPGAGSDLAALSMRAERVEGGYRLTGQKIWTSIAHVAQWGICLARTDPGWREARRHHLLRGGHGLPGIEVRPLREITGDTMFNEVFFDGVFVPTTASSAHRGGVEGRAQHADQRAGGAVERERIGVGLPELISFFTESPERAADRDVRVELGRLVAQGQAIELLGLRVALKQVSGTEPGAESSVRKLQGVEFNQRAADFIWEWQGSAAACADPQGPSGVWARAMLFGRSMTIYGGTTEVQLNIIGERLLGLPRDPEA, from the coding sequence ATGGCCATCGGGCTGACAGCCGAGCACGAGGAGCTGGCCGCCGCAGTACGCGGCTGGAGCGAGCGCGTGCGAGGTGAGGCAGCGGCCGAATTGGTCAAGCCAGCCGAGTCAGCCGAGCCAGCCGATTCGGCGGAATCGACGTGGACCCCGTTCTGGGAGGGATTGGCCGCCCAAGGACTTCTCGGCCTGCACATCGACGAGAAATACGGCGGGCAGGGCGCGGGGCTCTTGGGGCTGGCGGTCGCGCTCGAAGAGCTTGGGCGCGCGCTCCTGCCCGGGCCGTTCCTCCCGACCGTCCTGGCCAGCGCGGTCATCGCGCACAGCGGCAATGACGACACCATGCGCGCCTCGCTGCTGCCCGGCCTCGCGGACGGAACACGCACGGCGGCGCTCGCGCTGGGTCCCCCGCTCGCCGCCCGGCGCGGTGACGACGGCGCCCGGATCGTGCGTGGCACACTCACCCCCGTCCTGGGCGGGCACCTCGCCGACGTGATCGTGGCGCCCGTGGAAGAAGTGGAAGCAGCGGAAGGAACGGACGCGGGAACAGACGAGGGCACCGCCTGGGTGGTGCTGGACGCCGCTGCCCTCCAGGTCACCTCGCTCCCCAGCCTGGACACCGACCGTGCCGTCGTCAAGGTTGACGTCGGCGAGGCCACCGTTCCGGCCGAGGCGGTCCTCTCGGGCGTGCGCACCGACGACGTCGCGGGCATAGCGGCGGTGCTGCTCGGCGCCGAGGCGACCGGCATCGCCGCGTGGGCTCTGGACACCGCCGTCGACTACGCCACGACACGCGAGCAGTTCGGCCGCCCCATCGGCCAGTTCCAGGGGATCAAGCACAAGTGCGCCCGCATGGCCATCGCCGTCGAGCAGGCGCGCGCCGTCGTGTGGGACGCCGCGCGGGCCCTGGACGCGCGCGAACGGGAGCGGGAGGTGACGGCGGAGACGGAGGCCGGCACCGCACACTTCGCCGCGGCCGTCGTCGGCCTCATCGCCCCCGACAACGCTCTGGCCTGCACACGCGACTGCATCCAGGTGCACGGAGGAATCGGCTTCACCTGGGAGCACGACGCCCACCGCTACCTGCGCCGCGCCGCCACGCTGCGCGCCCTCGCCGGATCGGCGTCGGACTGGGCCGCCACCGTCGCCGAGGCGGCGCTGGCCGGGCTGCGCCGCCCGGTGGAGATCGAGCTCGACTACGCCGAGAGCCGGGAGGCGCGGGAGCGGATCCGCGCGGAGGTGGCCCGGCTCGCCGCCATCACCGACCAGCGGGAGCGGTTCGTGGCTATGGCCGACGGCGGCTGGGTGGCGCCGCACCTGCCGCGCCCCTGGGGGCAGGACGCCTCCCCGCTGGAGCAGCTGGTCATCCAGCAGGAGCTGCGACGGGCCGGGGTGCGGGGGCCGACGCTCGCCATCGGGGCGTGGGTGCTGCCGTCGATCGCCGGATACGGCACCCCCGAACAGCAGGAGCGCTTCCTGCGCCCCACCCTGCGCGGCGAGGTGATGTGGTGCCAGCTGTTCAGCGAACCGGGCGCCGGGTCCGACCTGGCGGCGCTGTCGATGCGCGCCGAGCGCGTCGAGGGCGGGTACCGGCTCACCGGACAGAAGATCTGGACGTCGATCGCACACGTCGCCCAGTGGGGCATCTGCCTCGCGCGGACCGACCCGGGGTGGCGGGAAGCACGACGGCATCACCTACTTCGTGGTGGACATGGACTCCCGGGCATCGAGGTGCGCCCACTGCGGGAGATCACCGGGGACACCATGTTCAACGAGGTGTTCTTCGACGGCGTGTTCGTCCCGACGACTGCGTCATCGGCGCACCGGGGAGGGGTGGAAGGTCGCGCGCAACACGCTGACCAACGAGCGGGTGGCGCTGTCGAGCGGGAGCGGATCGGCGTCGGCCTGCCCGAGCTGATCTCGTTCTTCACCGAGTCACCCGAGCGCGCGGCCGACCGCGACGTCCGCGTCGAGCTGGGGCGCCTGGTGGCCCAGGGGCAGGCCATCGAGCTGCTGGGGCTGCGCGTGGCGCTCAAGCAGGTGTCAGGGACCGAACCGGGGGCCGAGTCGAGTGTGCGCAAGCTCCAGGGTGTGGAGTTCAATCAGAGGGCAGCGGACTTCATCTGGGAGTGGCAGGGGAGCGCCGCCGCGTGTGCGGACCCGCAAGGCCCCAGCGGCGTCTGGGCACGCGCCATGCTCTTCGGCCGCTCCATGACCATCTACGGCGGGACCACTGAAGTGCAGCTGAACATCATCGGGGAGCGTCTGCTCGGCCTGCCCCGCGATCCGGAGGCCTGA
- a CDS encoding NADPH-dependent FMN reductase, whose amino-acid sequence MTRFTVLVADPHPRSAVRSAAVRTAEAISSHTGITDSPNVIDLAELGPALLAADTGADVSAALRAVSESDVLLVSSPQAHGSYTGLLKVFLDRLPELGLGRAVAVPMAVVDDLRNGRNIEEDLRVLLSDLGAWVAEPGLLLTRGELADPTNVIEAWAGVSAPALRDAVAVAV is encoded by the coding sequence ATGACCCGTTTCACCGTGCTCGTCGCCGATCCGCATCCGCGCTCCGCCGTCCGCTCCGCCGCCGTCCGCACCGCGGAGGCCATCTCCTCCCACACCGGCATCACGGACTCCCCGAACGTCATCGACCTCGCCGAACTCGGCCCGGCGCTGCTGGCCGCCGACACCGGCGCCGACGTCTCCGCGGCGCTGCGCGCGGTGAGCGAGAGCGACGTGCTGCTGGTCTCCTCGCCGCAGGCCCACGGCAGTTACACCGGGCTGCTCAAGGTGTTCCTGGACCGGCTGCCCGAGCTCGGGCTCGGCCGGGCGGTCGCCGTGCCCATGGCGGTCGTGGACGACCTCCGCAATGGGCGCAACATCGAGGAGGACCTGCGCGTCCTGCTCTCGGACCTCGGGGCGTGGGTCGCCGAGCCGGGGCTGCTGCTGACGCGCGGCGAGCTGGCCGACCCGACGAACGTCATCGAGGCCTGGGCGGGCGTCTCCGCCCCGGCGCTGCGCGACGCGGTCGCCGTCGCCGTCTGA
- the nagA gene encoding N-acetylglucosamine-6-phosphate deacetylase, with product MGQGATETTLTNARLVTPRGVRVGWLRCEGARITDLGTGEPPRPGGSPIDVGGRWVLPGLVDIHIHGGAGAAFTAADPDRIMTVLEFNRYHGVTAVVGGLVSASPEDTLRQVAALAEVADAGEIPGIYLEGPYISASKCGAHDPALLRDPDLAEFDRIVKAGRGHIKMITVAPELPGALDLIRAATAQGVVAAIGHTDADYAQTRAAIDAGATVATHLYNQMRPLRHRDPGPIAAVLNDERVTVELINDGVHVHPGAAQVVFDAAGADRVALVTDAMDATGLGDGEYTLGKLRVRVRDGQATLVSTGAIASSTIVLPDAIRQAVHNVHGVGIEAAVHSASAVPARALGLPGVGSLTPGNHADLLLLDADLTVAATMHRGSWARPL from the coding sequence ATGGGCCAGGGCGCGACCGAGACGACGCTGACCAACGCACGGCTGGTCACCCCGCGGGGGGTCCGCGTCGGATGGTTGCGGTGCGAAGGCGCGCGGATCACCGACCTCGGCACAGGTGAGCCGCCGCGCCCCGGTGGCTCACCCATCGACGTCGGCGGCCGGTGGGTCCTGCCCGGCCTGGTCGACATCCACATCCACGGCGGCGCCGGTGCGGCGTTCACCGCCGCCGACCCCGACCGCATCATGACCGTCCTCGAGTTCAACCGCTACCACGGCGTGACCGCGGTCGTCGGCGGCCTCGTCTCCGCCTCCCCCGAGGACACGCTGCGGCAGGTCGCGGCCCTGGCGGAGGTCGCCGACGCGGGGGAGATCCCCGGAATCTACCTGGAGGGCCCCTACATCTCGGCGTCCAAGTGCGGCGCGCACGACCCCGCGCTGCTGCGCGACCCCGACCTCGCCGAGTTCGACCGCATCGTGAAGGCCGGGCGCGGCCACATCAAGATGATCACCGTCGCGCCCGAGCTCCCCGGAGCGCTCGACCTGATCCGCGCGGCCACCGCCCAGGGGGTGGTGGCCGCTATCGGCCACACCGACGCCGACTACGCCCAGACGCGCGCCGCGATCGACGCGGGCGCGACCGTGGCCACGCACCTCTACAACCAGATGCGCCCGCTACGGCACCGCGACCCGGGTCCGATCGCCGCCGTACTCAACGACGAGCGGGTGACCGTCGAGCTGATCAACGACGGCGTGCACGTCCACCCGGGCGCCGCCCAGGTCGTGTTCGACGCGGCGGGCGCCGACCGGGTCGCCCTGGTCACCGACGCCATGGACGCCACCGGCCTCGGCGACGGCGAGTACACCCTCGGCAAGCTCCGGGTCCGAGTCCGCGACGGCCAGGCGACCCTGGTCTCCACCGGCGCGATCGCCAGCAGCACCATCGTGCTCCCCGACGCGATCCGCCAGGCCGTGCACAACGTCCACGGCGTCGGCATCGAGGCCGCGGTCCACTCCGCCTCGGCCGTCCCCGCCCGCGCCCTGGGGCTGCCCGGAGTCGGCTCCTTGACCCCGGGTAACCACGCCGACCTGCTGCTCCTGGACGCGGACCTCACCGTCGCCGCCACCATGCACCGCGGCTCCTGGGCACGGCCCCTGTAA
- a CDS encoding stealth family protein, whose product MALLNTYRTVRVAFGQGLKPAVRAILTVVTRRLPVSVLLMPLTLRWWGLLRDNPRLHPAVFQGRAVLARVWDGPLSTDRLARSNLRRCVDVLDAEGVDYFLVRGLSEREYTIGVDADHRERVVAALAERYGRDGVYAAPIGRGLLDFLRPLADRRGLRRLYSAGAIRVGVYITAGGDRAVVGPEHGCVIEFWRTGRSVLDDPGRDRVLKALRVVAPETVLSDALIAPRRNRVSEVLPAEERRPQRVRIGNRHFPTFPAFIRRLPDDVTFPIDVVYTWVDGADPQWTAARDHHLSRIGALNPTAASHSRYVDRDELRYSLRSLEMYAPFVRNIYIVTDGQCPAWLDASSDRVRVIDHRDIFDDHSVLPVFNSHAIETRLHHIEGLSEHYLYLNDDVFFGRHVSARTFFHGNGIAKVFPSPFQFGLGIPRVDDQPVDGAAKNNRELIRGAFARFPAHKFKHTPIPQLRSVMFDLEARFPIPIARTTASRFRQPGDVSMASSLHHYYALLTGRAVEGEIDYTYMNLADPEGVATRMRALEERRPFDAFCINDTTSPARGAAVGGADAAGVRAAAIDRQVRAFLESYFPFPGSLELGTAPADIPAQMRRQHGGGAERAPSRSEAA is encoded by the coding sequence ATGGCATTGCTGAACACCTACCGGACCGTCCGCGTCGCGTTCGGGCAGGGGCTGAAGCCGGCCGTCCGGGCCATCCTGACGGTGGTCACCCGGCGGTTGCCCGTCTCCGTGCTGCTCATGCCGCTAACGCTGCGCTGGTGGGGACTTCTCCGGGACAACCCCCGGCTGCACCCCGCCGTGTTCCAGGGACGCGCCGTGCTGGCCCGTGTCTGGGACGGGCCCCTGTCCACCGATCGGTTGGCGCGTTCCAACCTGCGGCGCTGCGTCGACGTGCTGGACGCCGAGGGCGTCGACTACTTCCTGGTGCGCGGTCTGTCCGAGCGCGAATACACCATCGGCGTCGACGCCGACCACCGCGAGCGCGTGGTGGCGGCGCTCGCGGAGCGCTATGGCCGCGACGGGGTGTACGCCGCCCCCATCGGCCGTGGACTTCTCGACTTTCTGCGGCCGCTCGCCGACCGGCGCGGTCTACGGCGCCTCTACTCGGCTGGGGCCATCCGCGTGGGCGTCTACATCACGGCCGGGGGCGACAGAGCCGTCGTCGGGCCGGAGCACGGGTGCGTCATCGAGTTCTGGCGCACCGGCCGGAGCGTGCTGGACGACCCCGGCCGCGACCGGGTCCTGAAGGCGCTGCGCGTCGTCGCCCCCGAGACAGTGCTCAGCGACGCGCTCATCGCCCCGCGCCGCAACCGGGTGAGCGAGGTCCTGCCCGCCGAGGAGCGCCGACCCCAGCGGGTCCGGATCGGCAACCGCCACTTCCCCACCTTCCCCGCGTTCATCCGGCGGCTCCCCGATGACGTCACCTTTCCCATCGACGTCGTCTACACGTGGGTCGATGGTGCCGACCCGCAGTGGACGGCCGCGCGCGACCACCATCTGAGCCGGATCGGCGCGCTGAACCCGACGGCGGCATCGCACTCGCGCTACGTGGACCGCGACGAGCTCCGCTACTCGCTGCGCTCCCTGGAGATGTACGCGCCGTTCGTCCGCAACATCTACATCGTCACCGACGGCCAGTGCCCCGCGTGGCTCGACGCCTCCTCCGACCGGGTGCGCGTGATCGACCACCGCGACATCTTCGACGACCACTCCGTGCTGCCCGTCTTCAACTCGCACGCCATCGAGACCCGGCTGCACCACATCGAGGGGCTGAGCGAGCACTACCTGTACCTGAACGACGATGTCTTCTTCGGGCGCCACGTGTCCGCCCGCACGTTCTTCCACGGCAACGGCATCGCCAAGGTGTTCCCCTCCCCGTTCCAGTTCGGGCTCGGCATCCCGCGCGTCGACGACCAGCCGGTGGACGGGGCGGCGAAGAACAACCGCGAGCTGATCCGCGGGGCGTTCGCCCGGTTCCCCGCCCACAAGTTCAAGCACACGCCCATCCCGCAGCTGCGCTCGGTCATGTTCGATCTGGAGGCGCGCTTCCCCATCCCGATCGCCCGGACCACGGCCTCCCGGTTCCGGCAGCCCGGCGACGTGTCCATGGCCTCGTCGCTGCACCACTACTACGCGCTGCTGACCGGCCGCGCCGTCGAGGGCGAGATCGACTACACGTACATGAACCTGGCCGATCCGGAGGGGGTCGCCACCCGCATGCGCGCCCTGGAGGAGCGCCGCCCCTTCGATGCCTTCTGTATCAACGACACCACGAGTCCCGCGCGCGGCGCTGCCGTCGGGGGCGCCGACGCCGCCGGGGTCCGCGCGGCCGCCATCGACCGGCAGGTCCGCGCGTTCCTGGAGTCCTACTTCCCGTTCCCCGGTTCCCTGGAGCTGGGCACGGCGCCGGCCGACATCCCGGCGCAGATGCGGCGTCAGCACGGCGGCGGCGCTGAGCGCGCCCCGTCGAGATCCGAAGCCGCGTGA